The proteins below come from a single Parazoarcus communis genomic window:
- a CDS encoding ferredoxin--NADP reductase, giving the protein MSNLSVERVLHVHHWNDSLFSFRTSRNPGLRFRNGHFVMIGLQNEGKPLLRAYSIASANYDEHLEFFSIKVPNGPLTSRLQHLKPGDELIVGSKPVGTLVIDDLNDGRNLYLLATGTGLAPFMSIIRDPDTYERFERVVLVHGVRQVSELAYVDYIERELPRDEFLGEIVREKLLYYPTVTREPFRNQGRLTDLLESGKLCSDLGLPVLDGAQDRAMICGSPAMLADACSLLDGRGFHISPRQGERGDYVIERAFAEK; this is encoded by the coding sequence ATGAGCAATCTTTCGGTTGAACGTGTGCTGCATGTTCATCACTGGAACGACTCGCTGTTCAGCTTCCGTACCTCGCGCAATCCTGGCCTGCGGTTTCGCAATGGTCACTTCGTCATGATCGGGCTGCAGAACGAGGGCAAACCGTTGCTGCGTGCATACAGTATCGCCAGTGCAAATTACGATGAGCATCTGGAATTCTTCAGCATCAAGGTGCCGAACGGGCCGCTGACCTCGCGTCTCCAGCATCTGAAACCGGGTGATGAACTCATCGTTGGCAGTAAGCCGGTTGGAACGCTTGTGATCGATGATCTGAATGATGGACGTAACCTGTACTTGCTTGCCACCGGTACGGGGCTTGCACCGTTCATGAGCATTATTCGTGACCCGGACACCTACGAGCGGTTCGAGCGCGTAGTGCTGGTGCACGGGGTGCGCCAGGTCAGCGAACTCGCGTACGTCGACTATATCGAGCGAGAGTTACCACGAGATGAGTTCCTTGGTGAGATTGTCCGCGAAAAACTCCTGTATTACCCAACCGTAACAAGGGAGCCCTTCCGCAATCAGGGTCGGCTTACTGATCTGCTTGAGTCGGGAAAGCTGTGCTCCGACCTCGGTCTGCCAGTGCTGGATGGTGCCCAAGATCGCGCAATGATCTGCGGCAGTCCGGCAATGCTTGCTGATGCCTGTAGCTTGCTCGATGGCCGCGGCTTTCACATCAGTCCTCGCCAGGGCGAGCGTGGGGATTACGTGATCGAACGGGCTTTCGCCGAGAAGTAA
- a CDS encoding electron transfer flavoprotein subunit beta/FixA family protein: MKILVPVKRVVDYNVKVRVKADGSGVDIANVKMSMNPFDEIAVEEAVRLKEAGVATEVVVVSCGVTACQETVRAAMAIGADRGILVETDVELQPLAVAKLLKAVCDKEGPTLVICGKQAIDDDANQTGQMLAALNGWPQATFASKLTLADGKANVMREIDGGLETLAISLPAVVTTDLRLNEPRYATLPNIMKAKKKPLETVKPADLGVDVAPRLTTLKVSEPPKRSAGVRVADVAQLVEKLKNEAKVI, from the coding sequence TTGAAGATTCTGGTCCCGGTCAAACGCGTTGTTGATTACAACGTGAAGGTCCGCGTCAAGGCGGACGGTAGCGGTGTGGACATCGCCAACGTCAAGATGAGCATGAACCCGTTCGACGAGATCGCGGTTGAAGAGGCGGTGCGTCTGAAAGAAGCCGGCGTGGCCACCGAAGTGGTGGTGGTGTCGTGCGGCGTGACGGCATGTCAGGAAACAGTGCGCGCTGCGATGGCCATTGGTGCGGACCGCGGCATTCTGGTCGAGACCGATGTCGAGCTGCAGCCGCTGGCCGTGGCCAAGCTGCTCAAGGCCGTGTGCGACAAGGAAGGCCCGACGCTGGTGATCTGCGGCAAGCAGGCGATCGACGACGATGCCAACCAGACCGGTCAGATGCTGGCGGCGCTCAATGGCTGGCCGCAGGCCACGTTTGCCTCCAAGCTGACGCTGGCTGACGGCAAGGCCAACGTGATGCGTGAAATCGACGGCGGTCTGGAGACCCTGGCGATCTCGCTGCCGGCGGTGGTGACCACCGACCTGCGCCTGAACGAGCCGCGCTACGCCACGCTGCCCAACATCATGAAGGCCAAGAAGAAGCCGCTCGAGACGGTGAAGCCGGCCGACCTCGGCGTGGATGTGGCCCCGCGCCTCACCACGCTCAAGGTCTCCGAGCCGCCCAAGCGCAGCGCCGGTGTGCGCGTGGCCGACGTGGCCCAGCTGGTCGAGAAACTCAAGAACGAAGCGAAGGTGATCTGA
- a CDS encoding electron transfer flavoprotein subunit alpha/FixB family protein, with protein MSILVIAEHDNQAIKAATLNTVTAAAALGSDVHVLVAGSACGAAAEAAAKIAGVAKVLVADAAHLEAQTAENVAELVKGLASGYSHILVPASSAGKNMLPRVAAQLDVAQISDIVAIEDADTFVRPIYAGNALATVKSADAIKLITVRTTAFEAAGEGGAAAVEAVTAPADLGMATLVSREIVKSARPELGAAKIIVSGGRGVGSGENYHAMLEPLADKLGAALGASRAAVDAGYVPNDYQVGQTGKIVAPQLYIAVGISGAIQHLAGMKDSKVIVAINKDPEAPIFQVADYGLVGDLFNVVPELTMTLG; from the coding sequence ATGTCCATTCTTGTAATTGCCGAACACGACAATCAGGCCATCAAGGCAGCCACCCTCAACACCGTCACCGCCGCCGCAGCGCTTGGCAGCGACGTGCACGTGCTGGTCGCCGGCAGTGCCTGCGGTGCAGCGGCCGAAGCCGCAGCGAAGATCGCCGGTGTGGCCAAGGTGCTGGTGGCCGACGCCGCCCACCTTGAAGCACAGACCGCCGAGAACGTTGCCGAACTGGTGAAGGGTCTGGCCTCGGGCTACAGCCACATCCTGGTGCCGGCCAGCAGCGCGGGCAAGAACATGCTGCCGCGCGTGGCGGCACAGCTGGACGTGGCCCAGATCAGCGACATCGTCGCCATCGAAGATGCCGACACCTTCGTGCGCCCGATCTACGCCGGCAACGCGCTGGCCACGGTAAAGAGTGCGGACGCGATCAAGCTCATCACGGTGCGGACCACCGCGTTTGAAGCGGCGGGCGAGGGCGGTGCTGCTGCCGTCGAAGCCGTCACCGCGCCGGCCGACCTCGGTATGGCCACGCTGGTGAGCCGCGAGATCGTCAAGAGCGCCCGTCCTGAACTGGGCGCGGCCAAGATCATCGTCTCCGGTGGTCGCGGTGTGGGCAGTGGCGAGAACTACCACGCCATGCTCGAGCCGCTGGCCGACAAGCTCGGTGCCGCCCTCGGCGCCAGCCGTGCCGCGGTCGACGCCGGCTACGTGCCCAACGACTACCAGGTCGGTCAGACCGGCAAGATCGTCGCCCCGCAGCTCTACATCGCGGTGGGTATCTCGGGTGCGATCCAGCACCTGGCCGGGATGAAGGACTCCAAGGTGATCGTGGCGATCAACAAGGATCCGGAAGCGCCGATCTTCCAGGTGGCCGACTATGGTCTGGTGGGCGATCTGTTTAATGTGGTGCCAGAACTGACAATGACGTTGGGCTGA
- a CDS encoding GlxA family transcriptional regulator: MAEKLSDVVDFGYLLIPNFSMLSLSGVLEPLRFANRLAGRELYRWKLLSADDEPVEASNGIPFSPTARLDECGALDTLIVVAGISAREHCHPPILRRLRELAASGLNIGATSVGTLFLAKAGLLDGFRCTIHWENLDGFREEFPSLNVTSELYEIDGKRLTCSGGSAGLDMMMHLIGQRHGQTLASAVAEQCIHPEIRKSTAAQRMSLRMRLDVISPCLINAVECMERHLEDTLGCQQVAEQVGLSLRHLNRLFQDNFNMPPARFYMELRLKRARALLQQTSMPVAEIGIACGFASASHFIRSYRNHFGHTPTVERESQQRRESSRS; the protein is encoded by the coding sequence ATGGCTGAGAAACTGAGCGATGTGGTCGACTTTGGCTACCTGCTGATTCCAAACTTTTCGATGCTTTCGTTATCGGGAGTTCTCGAGCCGCTAAGGTTCGCCAATCGCCTGGCGGGACGTGAGCTCTATCGATGGAAGCTTCTGAGTGCGGACGACGAGCCGGTAGAGGCGAGTAATGGAATTCCGTTTTCACCGACGGCGCGCCTGGATGAGTGCGGGGCGCTGGATACGCTTATCGTCGTTGCCGGAATCTCTGCAAGAGAGCATTGCCACCCACCCATCCTTCGCCGTTTGCGGGAACTTGCTGCGAGCGGACTGAATATTGGTGCAACCTCGGTCGGAACCCTCTTCCTTGCAAAAGCGGGGCTACTTGATGGCTTCCGCTGCACGATTCATTGGGAGAATCTGGATGGGTTTCGTGAAGAGTTTCCGAGTCTCAATGTCACCAGCGAACTGTATGAAATCGACGGGAAACGTCTGACCTGCTCGGGAGGTTCTGCCGGGTTGGACATGATGATGCATCTTATTGGGCAGCGACACGGCCAGACGCTTGCTTCTGCAGTGGCTGAGCAGTGCATCCACCCGGAAATCCGAAAATCCACTGCAGCGCAACGAATGTCCTTGCGTATGCGGCTCGACGTCATCAGTCCCTGCCTGATCAATGCCGTCGAGTGCATGGAGCGGCACCTTGAGGATACGTTGGGTTGTCAGCAGGTCGCCGAGCAGGTCGGGCTGTCATTGCGCCATTTGAATCGTCTTTTTCAGGACAACTTCAACATGCCGCCGGCCCGCTTCTATATGGAGTTGCGCTTAAAGCGGGCGCGCGCGTTGCTTCAGCAGACATCGATGCCTGTCGCGGAAATTGGTATCGCCTGCGGTTTTGCTTCGGCTTCCCACTTCATCCGGAGCTATCGAAATCACTTTGGACATACCCCGACGGTTGAGCGGGAAAGCCAGCAACGGCGAGAGTCTAGCCGCAGTTGA
- a CDS encoding ABC transporter permease: MVENFDLIVMRTLEHISLVGVAIGLAIITGVPIGIAITQNDKAANIVLYIAAIMMTVPSIALFGIMIPILSKVGHGIGYVPAVIAVLLYSQLPIIRNTYTAIHNVDPALREAARGMGMSSLQRLRMVEIPLAIPVIMGGVRSAVVMSIGIMAIAAYIGAGGLGTFISRGISQTDARQLITGAVAVSLLAIVADFFLVWLQSRLTPAGLKRA; encoded by the coding sequence ATGGTCGAGAACTTCGACCTGATCGTGATGCGGACGCTTGAGCACATTTCGCTGGTGGGCGTAGCGATTGGCCTTGCGATCATCACCGGCGTGCCGATCGGCATCGCCATTACGCAGAACGATAAAGCCGCCAATATCGTGCTGTATATCGCAGCGATCATGATGACGGTCCCGTCGATTGCGCTTTTCGGAATCATGATCCCGATCCTTTCCAAGGTCGGTCACGGTATCGGTTATGTGCCCGCCGTGATCGCCGTGCTGCTGTATTCGCAGCTCCCCATCATCCGCAATACCTATACCGCGATACACAACGTAGACCCAGCTCTTCGAGAGGCCGCTCGCGGCATGGGTATGTCTTCGCTGCAGCGTCTGCGCATGGTGGAGATCCCGTTGGCAATCCCCGTCATTATGGGAGGCGTCCGCAGCGCGGTGGTGATGTCGATCGGCATCATGGCCATTGCCGCTTACATCGGTGCCGGTGGTCTCGGTACCTTCATCAGTCGCGGAATTTCCCAAACCGATGCTCGCCAGCTCATTACTGGCGCAGTCGCAGTCAGCCTGCTTGCCATCGTGGCTGATTTCTTTCTTGTCTGGCTACAGAGCCGGCTCACCCCTGCCGGGCTGAAGCGCGCCTGA
- a CDS encoding ABC transporter ATP-binding protein: MEVKEGEICILLGPSGCGKTTSLKMVNRIVPPTSGRVFLGGKDTTDYDTITLRRQIGYVIQQIGLFPNMTIEENIGVVPRMLGWDRQRTAKRAQELLEMVALDPAIFLKRFPKELSGGQQQRVGVARALAADPPVLLMDEPFGAIDPINREIIQDEFLKMQQKLGKTILFVSHDIDEAVKMGDKIAIFRAGKLEQFDTPDNVLAHPASSFIADFVGGDRTLKRLRLLKVGEVMDAQAPRVKAEDSLASALKLMNDADYENLIVVGPHGRAQGVVYRSVAESRQGLCNDHHSGLKATVRESDDLRTAVSQMFAHDLTWLPVVDDEGFYKGYITQRGITHTLGRTYRDAEQGV; the protein is encoded by the coding sequence ATGGAGGTCAAGGAGGGCGAAATCTGCATCCTGCTCGGTCCCTCCGGATGCGGCAAGACCACATCGTTGAAGATGGTCAACCGGATTGTTCCGCCTACCTCGGGGCGTGTCTTTCTCGGCGGAAAGGATACAACCGACTACGACACCATCACCTTGCGCAGGCAGATCGGTTACGTCATTCAGCAGATCGGTCTGTTTCCGAACATGACGATCGAGGAAAACATCGGTGTCGTGCCCAGAATGCTTGGCTGGGATCGTCAGCGCACCGCGAAACGGGCGCAGGAGCTGCTGGAAATGGTCGCGCTCGACCCGGCCATTTTTCTCAAGCGTTTCCCTAAAGAACTCTCCGGCGGGCAACAGCAGCGTGTCGGCGTTGCCCGCGCGTTGGCGGCGGATCCCCCTGTACTGCTGATGGACGAACCCTTTGGCGCCATCGACCCGATCAACCGCGAGATCATTCAGGACGAGTTCCTGAAGATGCAGCAGAAACTCGGAAAAACCATTCTCTTCGTCAGTCACGACATTGATGAAGCGGTGAAAATGGGCGACAAGATTGCAATCTTCCGCGCCGGAAAACTTGAACAGTTTGACACGCCTGACAATGTGCTTGCTCATCCAGCAAGCAGCTTCATTGCCGATTTTGTCGGAGGCGACAGAACACTCAAGCGCTTGCGTTTGCTGAAGGTGGGGGAGGTGATGGATGCCCAGGCGCCGCGAGTCAAGGCGGAGGACAGCCTTGCCAGTGCGCTAAAGCTGATGAATGACGCCGACTACGAGAACCTGATCGTCGTCGGGCCTCATGGGCGTGCGCAGGGCGTCGTCTACCGCAGCGTCGCGGAGAGTCGGCAGGGGCTTTGCAACGATCACCACTCAGGATTGAAAGCCACTGTGCGCGAGAGTGATGACCTGCGTACTGCCGTGTCCCAGATGTTTGCGCATGATCTGACCTGGCTTCCGGTGGTCGACGACGAGGGTTTCTACAAGGGCTACATCACGCAGCGCGGCATCACACACACGCTCGGCCGCACTTATCGCGATGCCGAGCAGGGGGTGTAG
- a CDS encoding ABC transporter permease, whose translation MARASLKFSSLRMGGRYLTAVLLLLAGVWLQRSGLIDDLTTYWGDIVYLTGQHIELTLISGGLAILAGIPIGVLFSRPALRRWADGLMQTLNIGTTIPTLAVLALSMSFLGIGSTPAIFALWVASLLYIVRNTYSGLTAVPDHLIEAANGMGMRPAQILLRVELPNALFVMFAGVRTALAINVGTVPLAFLIGGGGLGELIFTGIDLNDNGMMLAGAIPTAALAVAVDALVGYAAFLFIPRGVNPLR comes from the coding sequence ATGGCGCGTGCATCCTTGAAGTTCTCAAGCTTGCGGATGGGTGGGCGGTACCTGACTGCCGTCCTGCTGTTGCTAGCCGGGGTGTGGTTGCAGCGGTCCGGACTCATTGATGATCTGACGACCTATTGGGGTGACATCGTCTACCTCACGGGTCAGCACATCGAACTCACTCTGATCTCTGGCGGGCTCGCCATTCTTGCGGGCATTCCGATTGGTGTTCTCTTTAGTCGTCCTGCGCTGCGGCGCTGGGCGGATGGCCTGATGCAGACGCTGAACATCGGAACAACGATCCCGACGCTCGCCGTACTCGCCCTTTCAATGAGCTTTCTGGGCATCGGGTCGACGCCCGCGATATTCGCGCTGTGGGTCGCGTCCCTGCTCTATATCGTGCGGAACACGTATTCGGGTTTGACGGCGGTGCCAGACCACCTGATCGAAGCTGCAAACGGAATGGGGATGAGGCCTGCACAGATCCTGCTACGGGTTGAGCTGCCCAATGCCCTGTTCGTGATGTTCGCAGGCGTTCGTACAGCACTTGCCATCAACGTCGGCACGGTTCCGCTGGCCTTCCTTATTGGGGGAGGCGGACTTGGTGAGCTGATCTTCACAGGCATCGACCTCAACGACAACGGGATGATGCTCGCCGGTGCCATTCCGACCGCTGCGCTTGCGGTCGCTGTTGATGCCTTGGTCGGCTACGCGGCATTTCTCTTTATCCCCCGCGGCGTCAATCCGTTGCGATGA
- a CDS encoding glycine betaine ABC transporter substrate-binding protein — MNIQKMIRGVVLSAFALTAGSTFAADTVVVGGKNFTEQQLMAEMTSQLLKAKGFEVDTRAGMGSAVLRQAQESGQIDVYWEYTGTSLITYNKVTERLSAEDTYAKVKELDAKKGLTWLDASKANNTYGLAMRRADAKKRGINTISELAAAINGGKSLTLACNAEFAARADGLKPLQKAYGFEFDRASVKRMDTGLTYQALRDDQVEVALVFVTDGRIPAFDFVVLKDDKGYFPAYALTPVVRTAILEKHPKLGELLNALSSKLDDAVMGRLNASVDVERKAIRDVAEGFLKEAGLI; from the coding sequence ATGAATATTCAAAAAATGATCCGTGGTGTGGTCCTGAGCGCTTTCGCACTCACCGCTGGAAGCACTTTTGCCGCCGATACGGTCGTGGTCGGCGGGAAGAACTTCACTGAGCAGCAGCTCATGGCCGAGATGACCTCGCAGTTGTTGAAGGCGAAGGGTTTCGAGGTCGATACCCGCGCAGGTATGGGCAGTGCTGTCCTGCGCCAGGCGCAGGAGTCGGGGCAGATCGACGTGTACTGGGAGTACACAGGCACCTCGCTCATCACCTACAACAAGGTCACCGAGCGTCTTTCAGCGGAAGACACCTACGCCAAGGTCAAGGAACTCGATGCCAAGAAGGGCCTGACCTGGCTCGACGCTTCGAAAGCAAACAACACCTACGGTCTGGCGATGCGCCGCGCGGACGCAAAGAAGCGCGGTATCAACACAATCAGCGAACTGGCAGCAGCGATCAACGGAGGCAAATCGCTAACCCTTGCGTGCAACGCCGAGTTTGCCGCCCGCGCGGATGGTCTGAAGCCCCTGCAGAAAGCCTATGGTTTCGAGTTTGATCGCGCAAGTGTGAAGCGCATGGATACCGGGTTGACCTATCAGGCACTGCGCGACGATCAGGTCGAGGTGGCTTTGGTGTTTGTCACGGATGGTCGCATTCCGGCGTTCGACTTTGTCGTGCTCAAAGACGACAAGGGTTACTTCCCCGCGTACGCACTGACCCCCGTTGTTCGGACCGCAATCCTTGAGAAGCATCCCAAGCTGGGTGAGTTGCTGAACGCACTGTCTTCGAAGCTCGACGACGCTGTCATGGGGCGCCTTAACGCTTCGGTAGATGTCGAGCGCAAGGCGATCCGCGACGTAGCCGAGGGTTTCCTCAAGGAAGCAGGCCTTATCTGA
- a CDS encoding nitrilase-related carbon-nitrogen hydrolase, whose amino-acid sequence MAIESRIKLAVAQTDCVLGDLNHNLEQHLALIEQARDEGNGLLLFPELSLTGYSLGARVTEVALHRNDLLVRKLADAAQGIDVVFGFVEEGAAAQLYNAMAVVRDGEVVFVHRKLNLPTYGNLEEGKLFAGGRYVDTFPVSGPWQAGLLTCADLWNPALVHLAMLHGATLLLAPVNSALGAVGGEFSNPDGWDLALRFYAMMYGQPVLMANRCGNEGNAVFWGGSRILDPYGRTLAIAPEGHVGLISAELDYADVRQARFQLPTVRDSNLDLVQREISRLAQQIGLPPVQR is encoded by the coding sequence ATGGCGATCGAATCCCGCATCAAGCTGGCCGTCGCGCAGACTGACTGCGTCCTCGGCGATCTGAACCACAACCTGGAGCAGCACCTTGCGTTGATCGAGCAGGCGCGAGACGAGGGCAATGGACTGTTGCTCTTTCCTGAGCTTTCCTTGACCGGGTATAGCCTCGGCGCTCGGGTCACCGAGGTCGCGCTGCACCGCAACGATCTGCTCGTGCGCAAACTGGCCGATGCAGCGCAAGGTATTGACGTGGTGTTTGGATTTGTCGAGGAGGGCGCTGCAGCCCAACTCTACAACGCGATGGCTGTGGTTCGCGACGGCGAGGTGGTGTTCGTCCATCGCAAGCTGAACCTGCCGACCTACGGCAACCTGGAAGAGGGCAAGCTGTTTGCGGGTGGACGGTATGTGGACACCTTCCCCGTTTCCGGTCCGTGGCAGGCCGGCTTGCTGACCTGTGCCGATCTGTGGAATCCGGCGCTGGTTCATCTGGCGATGCTCCACGGGGCAACGCTCTTGCTGGCCCCGGTCAATTCGGCACTGGGGGCGGTAGGCGGCGAGTTCTCCAACCCCGACGGTTGGGATCTGGCATTGCGGTTCTACGCAATGATGTATGGCCAACCCGTCTTGATGGCCAACCGGTGCGGCAACGAAGGCAATGCCGTGTTCTGGGGCGGCTCGCGCATCCTCGACCCATATGGCAGGACGCTCGCGATTGCGCCCGAAGGACACGTCGGCCTGATCAGTGCTGAACTCGACTACGCAGATGTTCGCCAGGCACGTTTCCAACTCCCTACCGTGCGGGACAGCAACCTCGATCTCGTGCAGCGCGAGATCAGCCGTCTCGCGCAACAGATCGGTTTGCCGCCGGTACAACGATGA
- a CDS encoding acyl-CoA dehydrogenase family protein yields MNDYLLNDEDRSFRAEVRAFLQRELAPRAAAIEDREDWDAVKTVVRALGEAGYLRLMFRDLYKGSLQSPGLTHATILSEEAAAINYAFDTTIATATSCAYPLHRYAQPEVRERYLTGIIEGAEIGAICVTEPNVGSDSAGMETTITFDEATDEWVINGFKRYISNASVADTYIVYGISDPTVPPQKGMSAVVVPKNTKGISFPRNYTFMGRRGCIVGEVEFSDCRVPANHLLDKPNAGFRIMLSMFNFERVILGGSGLGVARSAFAIATEHAQRRESFGQKLGCKQLIWDKVAEMSWRIDAAELITYRAAKLYDAGTLSAKELMKPASMAKLVSTETANFCADQTVQILGGNGLTKEYGRAEQLYRDARALPIVGGSSEMVKYLIASVDLPQIKPNL; encoded by the coding sequence ATGAACGACTATCTGCTCAACGACGAGGATCGCAGCTTCCGTGCTGAAGTGCGTGCCTTCCTGCAACGCGAACTGGCTCCACGGGCTGCGGCGATTGAGGACCGGGAGGACTGGGATGCCGTGAAGACCGTGGTGCGAGCGCTGGGCGAAGCGGGGTACCTGCGGCTGATGTTCCGTGATCTCTATAAAGGGTCGCTGCAAAGCCCGGGCCTTACTCACGCCACCATCCTCTCCGAGGAGGCAGCTGCGATCAACTATGCTTTCGACACAACGATCGCGACAGCCACTTCGTGCGCTTACCCGCTGCACCGTTATGCTCAACCAGAGGTACGTGAGCGCTACCTGACCGGCATCATTGAAGGCGCCGAAATCGGTGCGATCTGTGTTACCGAACCCAACGTCGGTTCCGACAGTGCTGGCATGGAAACGACGATCACCTTTGATGAGGCCACTGATGAGTGGGTCATTAACGGATTCAAACGCTACATCTCGAACGCTTCCGTTGCCGACACCTACATCGTCTACGGTATCAGCGACCCAACAGTGCCGCCGCAAAAAGGCATGAGCGCGGTGGTGGTACCAAAGAACACGAAGGGAATCAGCTTCCCGCGCAACTACACCTTCATGGGCCGGCGTGGATGCATTGTAGGGGAGGTCGAGTTTAGCGACTGCCGCGTACCCGCCAACCATCTGCTGGACAAACCGAATGCGGGCTTCCGCATCATGCTCAGCATGTTCAACTTCGAGCGCGTGATTCTGGGCGGAAGCGGCCTTGGCGTTGCCCGCTCGGCTTTTGCCATCGCAACCGAACATGCTCAGCGTCGCGAAAGCTTCGGCCAGAAGCTCGGCTGCAAGCAGCTGATCTGGGACAAGGTGGCTGAGATGAGCTGGCGCATAGACGCCGCCGAACTGATTACCTATCGCGCTGCGAAGCTCTATGACGCAGGCACGCTGTCCGCCAAGGAACTCATGAAGCCCGCATCCATGGCCAAGCTGGTGTCGACGGAGACAGCCAATTTCTGCGCCGACCAGACCGTCCAGATCCTGGGCGGGAATGGCCTTACCAAGGAATACGGCCGCGCCGAACAGCTCTATCGCGACGCCCGCGCCTTGCCAATCGTTGGCGGGTCCTCCGAGATGGTGAAGTACCTGATCGCCAGCGTTGATCTCCCCCAGATCAAGCCCAATCTCTAA
- a CDS encoding class I adenylate-forming enzyme family protein gives MNIASILIQAVDRYPNKEALVFGERRWTYAQWNARINRLAQGLVELGVRPFDRVALYLSTDEASVTTYFACQKLGAVAVPMNFRLAAGEVAHILRDSGARLLVYSHSLLANTLDAQKQVHSVHDFISVGAPPDEIPEGHFRFETLAESGDGSVEPAYRAAPEHLSALVYTSGTTGRAKGVMHTHGNDLAISMNCVMEYSLTPSDRALHIAPLYHVGGMQAFYLPHMFVGGTNVVEGRYQALKTLETIEAQRITTLFAVPTQIQEMLFHPRFKEFDVSSLRMITTGGAAIASATMERVLDEFCPNLFNGYGMTEASLTLLLHPRDALAKLGSCGKPTLISNARIITHDPARDVRPDEVVRHSEVGQLVVQGPQMMPGYWSNTLETDKKLKYGWLYTGDLFSRDEDGYFTFHGRADDMIVSGGENIYPREVEEVLYRCPGVKEAAVVGLPDPKWGSVVSAFIVRAEPHLTVEQVDDFCRNSGLIAAFKRPRQIRFLDELPVNPSGKVLKRELVSQYGQGAPA, from the coding sequence ATGAATATCGCATCGATTCTGATTCAGGCAGTCGACCGTTATCCGAACAAGGAGGCGCTGGTCTTCGGTGAGCGGCGGTGGACATATGCGCAGTGGAATGCGCGCATCAACCGGCTGGCCCAGGGACTGGTCGAACTCGGCGTGCGGCCGTTTGACCGTGTGGCGCTGTATCTGAGCACCGATGAGGCATCGGTCACGACATATTTTGCGTGTCAGAAGCTGGGTGCTGTCGCCGTTCCTATGAATTTTCGCCTGGCGGCCGGTGAAGTCGCCCATATCCTGCGCGATTCTGGTGCGCGACTGTTGGTCTACAGCCACTCATTGCTGGCCAATACGCTTGATGCCCAGAAGCAGGTGCACAGCGTTCATGATTTCATTTCGGTTGGGGCGCCACCTGATGAGATTCCGGAAGGTCACTTCCGTTTTGAAACGCTGGCCGAAAGCGGTGATGGCTCGGTGGAGCCAGCATATCGTGCCGCGCCGGAGCACCTTTCGGCCCTGGTATACACCTCAGGCACGACAGGCCGCGCCAAGGGCGTCATGCACACCCATGGAAATGACCTGGCCATCTCGATGAACTGCGTCATGGAGTACAGCCTGACGCCGTCCGACCGCGCCTTGCACATCGCGCCGCTTTACCATGTCGGCGGCATGCAGGCTTTCTATCTTCCACACATGTTCGTGGGTGGCACGAACGTGGTTGAGGGGCGCTACCAGGCGTTGAAAACGCTTGAGACGATCGAGGCACAACGTATTACGACGCTTTTCGCCGTGCCCACGCAGATACAGGAAATGCTGTTCCACCCGCGATTCAAGGAGTTCGATGTCTCCTCCCTGCGGATGATCACCACGGGAGGTGCCGCCATTGCTTCGGCCACCATGGAACGCGTTCTGGATGAGTTCTGCCCCAATCTTTTCAACGGCTACGGCATGACCGAGGCGAGTCTGACGCTTCTGCTGCATCCGCGCGACGCGCTCGCGAAACTGGGTTCGTGCGGGAAGCCGACCTTGATATCGAACGCTCGCATCATCACCCACGACCCCGCTCGTGACGTGCGGCCTGATGAGGTTGTAAGGCACAGCGAAGTCGGGCAGTTGGTGGTTCAGGGGCCGCAGATGATGCCAGGCTACTGGAGTAACACCCTTGAGACTGACAAGAAGCTCAAGTACGGCTGGCTCTACACCGGCGATCTGTTCAGTCGTGACGAAGACGGCTACTTCACCTTCCACGGGCGCGCTGACGACATGATCGTGTCGGGTGGGGAGAACATCTATCCCCGTGAGGTCGAGGAGGTTCTCTATCGCTGTCCTGGTGTCAAGGAAGCGGCCGTGGTTGGCCTGCCTGATCCGAAGTGGGGCAGCGTGGTGTCAGCATTCATCGTGCGCGCCGAGCCGCATCTTACGGTTGAGCAGGTGGATGATTTCTGCCGAAACAGCGGCCTGATCGCGGCGTTCAAGCGCCCGCGACAGATCCGCTTTCTGGATGAACTCCCGGTGAATCCCAGCGGCAAGGTTCTGAAGCGTGAGTTGGTGAGTCAGTACGGACAGGGAGCCCCCGCATGA